A single region of the Leptothrix cholodnii SP-6 genome encodes:
- a CDS encoding Gfo/Idh/MocA family oxidoreductase: protein MTKTIKVALAGAGAFGIKHLDGIKNIDGVEVVSLISRDIEKTRETAAQYGIGHVTTELAHSLALPEVDAVILCTPTQMHASQSIACLKAGKHVQVEIPLADSWTDAQAVADLARSSGLVAMCGHTRRFNPSHQAVHNKIVAGEFNIQQMDVQTYFFRRTNMNALGQARSWTDHLLWHHAAHTVDLFAYQCGSPIVKANAIQGPIHPTLGIAMDMSIQLQAANGAICTLSLSFNNDGPLGTFFRYIGDSATYIARYDDLFTGKEEKIDVSRVAVSMNGIELQDREFFAAIREGREPNSSVAQVLPCYQVLHQLEQQLLA, encoded by the coding sequence ATGACCAAGACCATCAAAGTGGCGCTGGCCGGCGCCGGCGCCTTCGGCATCAAGCACCTCGACGGCATCAAGAACATCGACGGCGTCGAAGTGGTGTCGCTGATCAGCCGTGACATCGAGAAGACCCGCGAGACCGCCGCCCAGTACGGCATCGGCCACGTCACCACCGAGCTGGCACACAGCCTGGCGCTGCCCGAGGTGGACGCGGTGATCCTGTGCACGCCCACGCAGATGCACGCCTCGCAGAGCATCGCCTGCCTGAAGGCCGGCAAGCACGTGCAGGTCGAGATCCCGCTGGCCGACAGCTGGACCGACGCGCAGGCCGTGGCCGATCTGGCCAGGAGCAGCGGGCTGGTGGCGATGTGCGGCCACACCCGCCGCTTCAACCCCAGCCACCAGGCGGTGCACAACAAGATCGTGGCCGGCGAGTTCAACATCCAGCAGATGGATGTGCAGACGTATTTCTTCCGCCGCACCAACATGAATGCGCTCGGCCAGGCGCGCTCGTGGACCGACCACCTGCTGTGGCACCACGCCGCGCACACGGTCGATCTGTTCGCCTACCAGTGCGGCTCGCCGATCGTGAAGGCCAACGCCATCCAGGGCCCGATCCACCCGACCCTGGGCATCGCGATGGACATGAGCATCCAGCTGCAGGCCGCCAACGGCGCGATCTGCACGCTGTCGCTGTCGTTCAACAACGACGGCCCGCTGGGCACCTTCTTCCGCTACATCGGCGACAGCGCGACCTACATCGCGCGTTACGACGACCTGTTCACCGGCAAGGAAGAGAAGATCGACGTCTCCCGCGTGGCCGTGTCGATGAACGGCATCGAGCTGCAGGACCGCGAGTTCTTCGCCGCGATCCGCGAGGGCCGCGAGCCCAATTCGAGCGTGGCGCAGGTGCTGCCCTGCTACCAGGTGCTGCATCAGCTCGAACAGCAGCTGCTCGCCTGA
- a CDS encoding AEC family transporter, translated as MRHILSVTIPIYLLIAVGFMAVRGGLFSKADMRVLGRFVVNFCLPALVFNALSQRSLSEVVHPAYLAAYAGGTLVMQLGTVFVLHRLRGKGLTVAAVRGLGVSASNSGFVGLPIVQQLIGPVAAVALALNMLVENLIAIPLALALADSGQQQRSRMWPMVSSSLRGLLRNPLILAILAGLLCALLGLRLPEPLARTVQLVSTASSPLALFLIGGTLVGLRLHGMLAEVMQLVLSKLLLMPLAVFGMLWLLPPIDPLLRTAAVLLAAMPMLSVYPVLAQKYDQEEFCAAALLAATVTSFFTISALIWGLGELDGWLP; from the coding sequence ATGCGCCACATCCTCTCGGTCACGATCCCGATCTACCTGCTCATCGCGGTGGGTTTCATGGCCGTGCGCGGCGGGCTGTTCAGCAAGGCCGACATGCGGGTGCTGGGCCGCTTCGTCGTCAACTTCTGCCTGCCGGCGCTGGTGTTCAACGCGCTGTCGCAGCGCAGCCTGTCGGAGGTGGTGCACCCGGCCTACCTGGCCGCCTACGCCGGCGGCACGCTGGTGATGCAGCTGGGCACCGTCTTCGTGCTGCACCGCTTGCGCGGCAAGGGACTGACGGTGGCGGCGGTGCGCGGGCTGGGCGTGTCGGCGTCCAACAGCGGCTTCGTCGGCCTGCCGATCGTCCAGCAGCTGATCGGCCCGGTGGCCGCCGTGGCGCTGGCGCTCAACATGCTGGTCGAGAACCTGATCGCGATTCCGCTCGCGCTGGCCCTGGCCGACAGCGGCCAGCAGCAGCGCAGCCGGATGTGGCCGATGGTGTCGTCGTCGTTGCGCGGGCTGCTGCGCAATCCGCTGATCCTGGCGATCCTGGCCGGCCTGCTGTGCGCGCTGCTGGGCCTGCGCCTGCCCGAGCCGCTGGCGCGCACCGTGCAGCTGGTGTCCACCGCGTCGAGCCCGCTGGCGCTGTTCCTGATCGGCGGCACGCTGGTCGGGCTGCGGCTGCACGGCATGCTGGCCGAGGTGATGCAGCTGGTGCTGAGCAAGCTGCTGCTGATGCCACTGGCGGTGTTCGGCATGCTGTGGCTGCTGCCGCCGATCGACCCGCTGCTGCGCACCGCCGCCGTGCTGCTGGCGGCGATGCCGATGTTGAGCGTCTACCCGGTGCTGGCCCAGAAGTACGACCAGGAGGAGTTCTGCGCCGCCGCGCTGCTGGCCGCCACCGTGACCTCGTTCTTCACGATCAGCGCGCTGATCTGGGGCCTGGGCGAGCTGGACGGCTGGCTGCCCTGA
- a CDS encoding hemolysin family protein, whose translation MEIAILFALILLNGLFAMSEIALVTARKVRLQKLIDEGDRSAEAAVKLGEDPTRFLSTIQIGITSIGVLNGIVGEAALAKPLALWLESLGLSQLYSTYAATGLVVVLITYFSIVVGELVPKRVGQTHPETLARLVARPINWLAIGTKPFVRLLSVSTHALLRLLGVKDNGGSAVTEEEIHAMLAEGTNAGVIESHEHAMVRNVFRLDDRQIGSLMVPRGDVTFLDVDLPFEQNLARIEQADHARFPVVKGGSLDNVLGVVNARQWLSRSLRLDDRNLAEQPLQHPLYVPETLTGMELLDNFRLSDVHIAFVIDEYGEVQGIVTLQDLIEAITGEFRPRDPETSWAVQRDDGSWLLDGHIPVPELKDRLGLDSVPEEDRGRYHTLSGMLMLLTGRLPKVADTASWEGWRLEIVDMDGKTIDKVLASRIPEEAATDGSEVSTG comes from the coding sequence ATGGAAATCGCCATACTTTTCGCCCTCATCCTGCTCAACGGCCTGTTCGCGATGTCGGAGATCGCGCTGGTCACGGCCCGCAAGGTCCGGCTGCAGAAGCTCATCGATGAGGGCGACCGATCCGCCGAGGCGGCGGTCAAGCTGGGGGAAGATCCGACCCGTTTCCTCTCCACGATCCAGATCGGCATCACCTCGATCGGCGTGCTCAACGGCATCGTCGGCGAGGCCGCGCTGGCCAAGCCGCTGGCCTTGTGGCTGGAGTCGCTGGGTCTGTCGCAGCTGTATTCGACCTACGCCGCCACCGGCCTGGTGGTGGTGCTGATCACCTACTTCTCGATCGTGGTCGGCGAGCTGGTGCCCAAGCGGGTCGGCCAGACCCACCCCGAGACGCTGGCCCGGCTGGTGGCGCGCCCGATCAACTGGCTGGCGATCGGCACCAAGCCTTTCGTGCGGCTGCTGTCGGTGTCGACCCACGCGCTGCTGCGCCTGCTGGGTGTCAAGGACAACGGCGGCAGCGCCGTCACCGAAGAAGAGATCCACGCCATGCTCGCCGAGGGCACCAACGCCGGCGTGATCGAGTCGCACGAACACGCGATGGTGCGCAACGTCTTCCGCCTCGACGACCGCCAGATCGGCTCGCTGATGGTGCCGCGCGGCGACGTCACCTTCCTCGACGTCGACCTGCCGTTCGAGCAGAACCTGGCGCGCATCGAGCAGGCCGATCACGCACGGTTCCCGGTGGTCAAGGGCGGCAGCCTCGACAACGTGCTGGGCGTCGTCAACGCCCGCCAGTGGCTGTCGCGCTCGTTGCGGCTCGACGACCGCAACCTCGCCGAGCAGCCGCTGCAGCACCCGCTGTACGTGCCCGAGACGCTCACCGGCATGGAACTGCTCGACAACTTCCGCCTGTCGGACGTGCACATCGCCTTCGTGATCGACGAATACGGCGAGGTGCAGGGCATCGTCACGCTGCAGGACCTGATCGAGGCGATCACCGGCGAGTTCCGCCCGCGCGATCCGGAAACCTCGTGGGCGGTGCAGCGCGACGACGGTTCGTGGCTGCTCGACGGCCACATCCCGGTGCCGGAGCTGAAGGACCGGCTCGGCCTCGATTCGGTGCCCGAAGAAGACCGCGGCCGCTATCACACGCTCAGCGGCATGCTGATGCTGCTGACCGGGCGCCTGCCCAAGGTGGCCGACACCGCCAGCTGGGAAGGCTGGCGGCTGGAGATCGTCGACATGGACGGCAAGACCATCGACAAGGTGCTGGCGAGCCGCATCCCGGAAGAGGCCGCGACGGACGGCTCCGAGGTGTCTACCGGCTGA
- the bioA gene encoding adenosylmethionine--8-amino-7-oxononanoate transaminase has translation MTAHAPSNPERNSANRPWQQRSLAHVWHPCTQMQRAAALPPLPIARGEGPWLIDHDGARYFDATSSWWVNLFGHADARINAAVKAQLDRLPHVMLAGCTHAPAVELAERLSALTGGVLDHCFFASDGASAVEIALKMSFHHWRNVGRADKREFVCLRHGYHGETLGALAVTDVAVFRDAYDPLLMRSHQVMSPDARQALPGESAADVAQRAAAELEALLEARHEQIAALILEPLVQGATGMAMHDPAYLRAARALCDRYEVHLIADEIAVGCGRTGTFFAFEQAALPGETPIWPDLVCLSKGISGGLLPLSLVLCREHIYQAFLDDDVARGFLHSHSYTGNPLACSAALAVLDRFEHDGVLQANRQRAAWLTAALAPLRTDPRIEHFRQIGMIWAFDVREAFAGNRFPDRFHLAGRAHELLIRPIGRTVYLMPPYVFDEPLARWLAQRLIATLDAVTQQPHTDADRAPEPPTA, from the coding sequence ATGACCGCCCACGCCCCATCGAACCCCGAGCGCAACAGCGCCAACCGGCCGTGGCAGCAGCGCAGCCTCGCGCACGTCTGGCACCCCTGCACGCAGATGCAGCGCGCCGCCGCCCTGCCGCCGCTGCCGATCGCGCGCGGCGAGGGCCCGTGGCTGATCGACCACGACGGCGCGCGCTACTTCGACGCCACCAGCTCGTGGTGGGTCAACCTGTTCGGCCACGCCGACGCGCGCATCAACGCCGCCGTCAAGGCCCAGCTCGACCGCCTGCCGCACGTGATGCTGGCCGGCTGCACGCACGCGCCGGCGGTCGAACTGGCCGAGCGGCTGTCGGCGCTGACCGGCGGCGTGCTCGACCACTGCTTCTTCGCCAGCGACGGCGCCTCGGCGGTCGAGATCGCGCTGAAGATGAGCTTCCACCACTGGCGCAACGTCGGCCGCGCCGACAAACGCGAGTTCGTCTGCCTGCGCCACGGCTATCACGGCGAGACGCTGGGCGCGCTGGCCGTCACCGACGTGGCGGTGTTCCGCGACGCCTACGACCCGCTGCTGATGCGCTCGCACCAGGTGATGTCGCCCGATGCGCGCCAGGCGCTGCCGGGGGAATCGGCCGCCGACGTGGCTCAACGCGCTGCGGCCGAACTCGAGGCGTTGCTCGAAGCCCGTCACGAGCAGATCGCCGCGCTGATCCTGGAGCCGCTGGTGCAAGGCGCCACCGGCATGGCGATGCACGACCCGGCCTACCTGCGCGCCGCGCGTGCGCTGTGCGACCGCTACGAGGTGCACCTGATCGCCGACGAGATCGCGGTCGGCTGCGGGCGCACCGGCACCTTCTTCGCGTTCGAGCAGGCGGCGTTGCCGGGTGAAACGCCGATCTGGCCCGATCTGGTCTGCCTCTCCAAAGGCATCAGCGGCGGGCTGCTGCCGCTGTCGCTGGTGCTGTGCCGCGAGCACATCTATCAAGCCTTTCTCGACGATGACGTGGCGCGCGGCTTCCTGCACTCGCACTCGTACACCGGCAATCCGCTGGCGTGCAGCGCGGCGCTCGCCGTGCTCGACCGCTTCGAGCACGACGGCGTGCTGCAAGCCAACCGCCAGCGCGCCGCCTGGCTGACGGCGGCGCTGGCGCCGCTGCGAACGGATCCGCGCATCGAACACTTCCGCCAGATCGGCATGATCTGGGCCTTCGACGTGCGCGAGGCGTTTGCCGGCAACCGCTTCCCGGACCGCTTCCATCTGGCCGGCCGCGCGCACGAGCTGCTGATCCGCCCGATCGGCCGCACCGTCTACCTGATGCCACCGTACGTGTTCGACGAGCCGCTGGCCCGATGGCTGGCGCAGCGCCTGATCGCCACGCTCGACGCCGTCACCCAACAGCCCCACACCGATGCTGATCGAGCACCTGAACCGCCAACTGCGTGA
- the bioF gene encoding 8-amino-7-oxononanoate synthase has protein sequence MLIEHLNRQLREREAQSLRRRRRIAETPCAPHQRVSLDGQTASEARELLAFCSNDYLGLANHPALIGALAEGARLWGAGAGASHLISGHTRAHAALEDTLAEWAAPNIPGAKALSFCTGYMANLALLTALGDAEATLFADKLNHASLVDGALLAKAKLQRYAHRQFDVLERQLAACTTPIKLIVTDAVFSMDGDLAELDQLLSLAERFDAWLVIDDAHGFGVLGPKGRGSLAHFGLRSERLILMGTLGKAAGLGGAFVAAHPSVIDWLVQSARAYIYTTAAPPAIAHALSASLALIAGDEGEARRQHLRELIAALRCQLAALIAAQPQLGWRLAESDTAIQPLIVGSNDSALALAAALDAQGLWVPAIRPPTVPVGTARLRITLSAAHSQADVTRLVAALATTARELA, from the coding sequence ATGCTGATCGAGCACCTGAACCGCCAACTGCGTGAGCGCGAAGCGCAGTCGCTGCGGCGTCGGCGGCGCATTGCCGAGACGCCGTGCGCGCCGCACCAGCGTGTGTCGCTCGACGGCCAAACTGCCAGCGAGGCGCGCGAGCTGCTCGCCTTCTGCAGCAACGACTACCTCGGCCTCGCCAACCATCCGGCGCTGATCGGGGCGCTTGCCGAAGGCGCGCGGCTGTGGGGCGCCGGCGCGGGCGCGTCGCACCTGATCAGCGGCCACACTCGCGCCCACGCCGCGCTCGAAGACACGCTGGCCGAATGGGCCGCGCCCAACATCCCGGGCGCGAAGGCGCTGAGCTTCTGCACCGGCTACATGGCCAACCTGGCGCTGCTGACCGCACTCGGCGATGCCGAGGCGACCCTCTTTGCCGACAAGCTCAACCACGCCTCGCTGGTCGACGGCGCGCTGCTCGCCAAGGCGAAGCTGCAGCGTTACGCGCACCGCCAGTTCGACGTGCTGGAGCGCCAACTGGCCGCCTGCACCACGCCGATCAAGCTGATCGTCACCGACGCCGTCTTCAGCATGGACGGCGACCTGGCCGAACTCGATCAACTGCTGTCGCTGGCCGAGCGGTTCGACGCCTGGCTGGTGATCGACGACGCGCACGGCTTCGGCGTGCTCGGGCCGAAAGGTCGCGGTTCGCTGGCGCACTTCGGGCTGCGCAGCGAGCGGCTGATCCTGATGGGCACGCTCGGCAAGGCCGCCGGGCTGGGCGGCGCGTTCGTGGCCGCGCACCCGAGCGTGATCGACTGGCTGGTGCAGTCGGCGCGTGCCTACATCTACACGACGGCCGCGCCGCCGGCGATCGCGCACGCGCTGAGCGCCAGCCTGGCGCTGATCGCCGGCGACGAGGGCGAGGCGCGCCGCCAGCATCTGCGCGAGCTGATCGCCGCGCTGCGATGCCAGCTCGCCGCGCTGATCGCCGCGCAGCCTCAGCTCGGCTGGCGGCTGGCCGAGTCGGACACCGCGATCCAGCCGCTGATCGTCGGCAGCAACGACAGCGCGCTGGCGCTGGCGGCCGCGCTCGACGCGCAAGGCCTGTGGGTGCCCGCGATCCGCCCGCCGACGGTGCCGGTCGGCACGGCGCGGTTGCGCATCACGCTGAGCGCGGCGCACAGCCAGGCCGACGTCACGCGGCTGGTCGCGGCGCTGGCCACGACGGCACGGGAGTTGGCATGA
- the bioD gene encoding dethiobiotin synthase, which produces MTFKGVFVTGTDTEVGKTCVSAGLLHWFGQAGHRSAGLKPVAAGTMLIDGVAVNEDVRALRDASSVTLTDAEVGPNQFTQACAPHIAAAHEGRAIDRQALRDAAQTLAARADWLVVEGVGGFCVPFGADWDSADLACDLALPVVLVVGLRLGCLNHALLSAEAIRSRGLRLAGWVGNVLTEPMLHCSENVATLNHEFGRRHQAVCLGLIPRLADTRPAAVAAHFDAAALRRAFALK; this is translated from the coding sequence ATGACATTCAAAGGTGTGTTTGTCACCGGCACCGACACCGAGGTCGGCAAGACCTGCGTCAGCGCCGGCCTGCTGCACTGGTTCGGCCAGGCCGGCCATCGCAGCGCCGGGCTCAAGCCGGTGGCCGCGGGCACCATGCTGATCGACGGCGTGGCGGTCAACGAAGACGTGCGCGCGCTGCGCGACGCCAGCTCGGTCACGTTGACCGACGCCGAGGTCGGCCCCAACCAGTTCACGCAAGCCTGCGCGCCGCACATCGCCGCCGCGCACGAGGGCCGCGCCATCGACCGACAGGCCTTGCGCGACGCCGCGCAAACACTCGCCGCCCGCGCCGACTGGCTGGTGGTCGAAGGGGTCGGCGGCTTCTGCGTGCCCTTCGGCGCCGACTGGGACAGCGCCGACCTGGCCTGCGACCTGGCCCTGCCGGTGGTGCTGGTGGTCGGCCTGCGGCTGGGCTGCCTGAACCACGCGCTGCTCAGCGCCGAGGCCATCCGCAGCCGCGGCTTGCGGCTGGCCGGCTGGGTCGGGAATGTGCTGACCGAGCCGATGCTGCACTGCAGCGAGAATGTCGCCACCCTGAACCACGAGTTCGGGCGGCGCCACCAGGCGGTCTGCCTGGGCCTGATCCCGCGGCTTGCCGACACCCGTCCGGCGGCCGTGGCCGCCCATTTCGATGCCGCGGCGCTGCGCCGGGCATTCGCGTTGAAGTGA
- the bioB gene encoding biotin synthase BioB, whose translation MTTATISLSTLQASRPSVAARADAAARWRVADVEALYALPFMDLLFQAQQVHRAHFDANEVQLSTLLSIKTGGCAEDCGYCPQSAHFDTAVEASKLMPIDEVLDAANAAKAQGATRFCMGAAWRSPKERDMERVTEMVREVRALGLETCMTLGMLDGEQARELKDAGLDYYNHNLDSAPDFYGQVISTRTYQDRLDTLGNVRDAGINVCCGGIVGMGESRTQRAGLIAQLANLSPYPESVPINNLVPVPGTPLADAEPIDPFEFVRTIAVARITMPTTMVRLSAGREQMDEALQALCFAAGANSIFYGDKLLTTSNPQAARDRALFERLGLRVQGERPAVRTSDN comes from the coding sequence ATGACGACGGCCACCATCTCCCTGTCCACCCTGCAAGCGTCGCGCCCCAGCGTGGCGGCGCGCGCCGATGCGGCGGCGCGCTGGCGCGTGGCCGACGTCGAGGCGCTCTACGCGCTGCCCTTCATGGACCTGCTGTTCCAGGCCCAGCAGGTGCACCGCGCCCACTTCGACGCCAACGAGGTGCAGCTGTCGACGCTGCTGTCGATCAAGACCGGCGGCTGCGCCGAAGACTGCGGCTACTGCCCGCAGTCGGCCCACTTCGACACCGCCGTCGAGGCCAGCAAGCTGATGCCGATCGACGAGGTGCTCGATGCCGCCAACGCCGCCAAGGCGCAGGGCGCGACCCGCTTCTGCATGGGTGCCGCCTGGCGCAGCCCGAAGGAGCGCGACATGGAACGCGTGACCGAGATGGTGCGCGAGGTGCGTGCGCTGGGCCTGGAGACCTGCATGACGCTGGGCATGCTCGACGGCGAACAGGCGCGTGAACTCAAGGACGCCGGCCTCGACTACTACAACCACAACCTCGACAGCGCGCCCGATTTCTACGGCCAGGTCATCAGCACCCGCACCTATCAGGACCGCCTCGACACGCTCGGCAACGTGCGCGACGCCGGCATCAACGTCTGCTGCGGCGGCATCGTCGGCATGGGTGAAAGCCGCACCCAGCGCGCCGGGCTGATCGCGCAGCTGGCGAACCTGTCGCCGTATCCGGAGTCGGTGCCGATCAACAACCTGGTGCCGGTGCCGGGCACGCCGCTGGCCGATGCCGAGCCGATCGACCCGTTCGAGTTCGTGCGCACGATCGCGGTGGCGCGCATCACGATGCCGACCACGATGGTGCGGCTGTCGGCCGGGCGCGAGCAGATGGACGAAGCGCTGCAGGCGCTGTGCTTCGCCGCCGGCGCCAACTCGATCTTCTACGGCGACAAGCTGCTGACCACGAGCAACCCGCAGGCCGCCCGCGACCGCGCGCTCTTCGAGCGCCTGGGCCTGCGCGTGCAGGGCGAGCGCCCGGCCGTGCGTACATCGGACAACTGA
- a CDS encoding cytochrome P450 yields the protein MSAVLRPVGQPLGRPIVDAAFLADPYPTYAALREAGPMHWSDEFFGGAWVLTRHADVDAVLRDDARFSAQRTGGWVMGSDDTTSPDALNSRAELQDFQRLFARAMLFIDAPDHQRLRGVMNAGFRGDQLERLRPGIERWIDQRFDAIDAKGQAGSGFDFMAQIARPMPAQVIATLMGITEADRGDFIAWSDDLADFIGAPMPTRELTRRARISLLAMARYFEQLTAQRRRQPGDDLVSRLVQGEARGQIQPGAEMLAQCAMLLFAGHETTRNLLGNGLHALLAEPGHWQRLQDEPALLPGAVRELLRHESPVQYTGRRVATDLVLHGQLLRRGDLVVGLIGSANRDPARYEQPDRLDLARRAAPSLSFGAGPHVCIGASLTLMEAQILFSRALQRWPGLQLVDATPRWNGNPVYRGLQSLRVIAPATPD from the coding sequence ATGAGCGCCGTGCTGCGGCCGGTCGGTCAGCCGCTCGGCCGGCCCATCGTCGACGCCGCTTTCCTCGCCGACCCCTACCCGACCTACGCCGCGCTGCGCGAGGCCGGGCCGATGCACTGGAGCGACGAGTTCTTCGGCGGCGCCTGGGTGTTGACGCGGCATGCCGACGTCGACGCGGTGCTGCGCGACGACGCCCGTTTCTCGGCCCAGCGCACCGGTGGCTGGGTGATGGGCAGCGACGACACGACCAGCCCGGACGCGCTCAACAGCCGCGCCGAGCTGCAGGACTTCCAGCGCCTGTTCGCCCGCGCGATGCTGTTCATCGACGCGCCCGATCACCAGCGCCTGCGCGGCGTGATGAACGCAGGCTTCCGTGGCGATCAGCTCGAACGGCTGCGCCCGGGCATCGAGCGCTGGATCGACCAGCGCTTCGATGCGATCGACGCCAAGGGTCAGGCCGGCAGCGGGTTCGATTTCATGGCACAGATCGCCCGGCCGATGCCCGCGCAGGTGATCGCCACGCTGATGGGCATCACCGAGGCCGACCGCGGCGACTTCATCGCCTGGTCGGACGACCTGGCCGATTTCATCGGCGCGCCGATGCCCACGCGCGAGCTGACCCGGCGTGCGCGCATCAGCCTGCTGGCGATGGCGCGCTACTTCGAGCAGCTCACCGCGCAGCGCCGCCGGCAGCCCGGCGACGACCTCGTCAGCCGGCTGGTGCAGGGCGAGGCACGCGGCCAGATCCAGCCCGGCGCCGAGATGCTGGCGCAGTGCGCGATGCTGCTGTTCGCCGGCCACGAGACCACCCGCAACCTGCTCGGCAACGGCCTGCACGCGCTGCTGGCCGAGCCGGGGCACTGGCAGCGCCTGCAAGACGAACCGGCCTTGCTGCCGGGCGCCGTGCGCGAGCTGCTGCGCCACGAGAGCCCGGTGCAGTACACCGGCCGACGGGTCGCGACCGACCTGGTGCTGCACGGCCAGCTGCTGCGCCGCGGCGATCTGGTGGTCGGGCTGATCGGCTCGGCCAACCGCGATCCGGCGCGTTACGAGCAGCCCGATCGGCTCGACCTGGCACGCCGCGCCGCGCCGTCGCTGTCGTTCGGCGCCGGGCCGCACGTGTGCATCGGCGCGTCGCTGACGCTGATGGAGGCGCAGATCCTGTTCAGCCGCGCGCTGCAGCGCTGGCCGGGGCTGCAGTTGGTGGATGCCACGCCGCGCTGGAACGGCAACCCGGTGTACCGCGGGCTGCAGTCGCTGCGGGTGATCGCGCCGGCCACGCCCGACTGA
- the sugE gene encoding quaternary ammonium compound efflux SMR transporter SugE — MPWTLLFFAGLFEIGWAIGLKYTEGFTKPLPTALTLASMVASVGLLGLAIRDLPVGTAYAVWTGIGTVGTVILGIVLMGDSAAALRLVCLGLILLGIVGLKVLS, encoded by the coding sequence ATGCCCTGGACACTCCTCTTCTTCGCCGGCCTGTTCGAGATCGGCTGGGCCATCGGCCTCAAGTACACCGAGGGTTTCACGAAGCCCTTGCCGACCGCGCTCACGCTGGCCTCGATGGTCGCGAGCGTCGGTCTGCTCGGCCTGGCGATACGGGACCTGCCGGTCGGCACCGCCTATGCGGTCTGGACCGGCATCGGTACCGTCGGCACGGTGATCCTCGGCATCGTGCTGATGGGCGACTCGGCGGCTGCCCTGCGTCTCGTGTGCCTGGGGCTGATCCTGCTCGGGATCGTGGGCCTGAAGGTGTTGAGCTGA
- a CDS encoding NADP-dependent oxidoreductase: MKALTFQRYGKSPDIGFADIPRPTLKPDELLVQVHAVGLNPIDNIIPKGTFKPVLHFKLPATLGSDLAGVVIEVGSRVTRFKPGDAVFASVFDLGTGTLAEFAVVPERVAALKPPNLDFVQAASVPMVGLTSWQALKERAGLGSGKKVFIPAGSGGIGTFAIQLAKHLGAKVATTVSTGNVELVRGLGADEIVDYRTQAFEQVLQGCDAVLGTVRGDAIEKSIGILKPGGRIVSLVGPLDAAFARARGLNFILTFVFGLMSRKVRRLAGKREVDYSFLFVRPDGEQLKGIGDLLESGRIRPVIDQVFPFEQAKEALDYLALGHARGKVVVTMR; the protein is encoded by the coding sequence ATGAAAGCACTGACCTTCCAACGCTATGGCAAGTCGCCCGACATCGGGTTTGCCGACATCCCCCGCCCCACGCTCAAGCCCGATGAACTGCTGGTGCAGGTTCACGCCGTGGGCTTGAACCCCATCGACAACATCATCCCCAAGGGCACCTTCAAGCCCGTCCTGCACTTCAAGCTGCCCGCCACATTGGGAAGCGACCTCGCCGGGGTGGTGATCGAAGTGGGCAGCCGCGTCACCCGGTTCAAGCCGGGCGACGCGGTCTTCGCCAGCGTCTTCGACCTCGGTACCGGAACGCTGGCCGAGTTCGCCGTGGTGCCCGAGCGCGTGGCTGCGCTGAAGCCGCCCAACCTCGACTTCGTGCAGGCCGCGTCGGTCCCGATGGTCGGCCTCACCTCGTGGCAGGCGCTGAAGGAGCGCGCCGGACTCGGGTCGGGCAAGAAGGTCTTCATCCCGGCTGGATCGGGCGGCATCGGCACCTTTGCCATCCAGCTGGCCAAGCACCTCGGCGCCAAGGTGGCAACGACCGTCAGCACCGGTAACGTCGAACTCGTGCGTGGCCTGGGCGCCGACGAGATCGTCGACTACCGGACGCAGGCGTTCGAGCAGGTGCTGCAGGGCTGCGACGCGGTGCTCGGCACGGTCCGGGGCGACGCGATCGAGAAGTCCATCGGCATCCTCAAGCCGGGGGGCCGGATCGTCTCGCTCGTCGGTCCGCTGGATGCGGCATTCGCCCGCGCCAGAGGCCTGAACTTCATCCTGACCTTCGTCTTCGGGCTGATGAGCCGCAAGGTCCGGCGGCTCGCCGGGAAGCGGGAGGTCGACTACTCGTTCCTGTTCGTGCGTCCCGATGGCGAACAGCTCAAGGGCATCGGCGACCTCCTCGAATCAGGGCGCATCCGGCCGGTGATCGACCAGGTGTTCCCGTTCGAACAGGCCAAGGAGGCACTCGACTACCTGGCCCTCGGGCACGCCAGGGGCAAGGTCGTCGTGACGATGCGTTGA